TGGTGTTCACAGGACCGGCCACAGTTCTCTCCTGGGGCACTGGTTTTCAAAGGGAGGTTTTGAGACCAGCCATATCAGCATgtcctgggaacttgttagaaatacaatttttgcccccccccaccccccgccaaacTATTAAATTAGGAGCTCCGATTAATATTTAATCAGATTGATTAACTCTAAACTCTGATGGTTGAGCCCAGCCGTCTGTGTTTGAACAAGGCTTCCTGGAGATTCCAGTGCCCCTCAAGTCTGAGAATCATTGCTGTAGTGAACTGTCCTCCAAACAGGATAGCAGTAGTGGTTTCCTCTTTATTCTGCAAGGCATTGCTTGCAGTTTTCTTGAAATGGAGCAGCCTCCCTCAttgctctccttccctcttcacgCAGGGTCTTTGGAAGGAGTATACATGTCTGAGGTGGGTCAGGATGCTGATCTGCCCTGCGCCTACTCTCCACCCACCCCTGAGGATCTCGTGCCTGTGTGTTGGGGCAAGGGACCCTGCCCTTTGTTTCAATGTCACAGTTTGGTACTCAGCACTGATGGAAGGAACTTGAACTATTGGACATCCAGCAGATACCTACTAAAGAGGAATTTCCACGAAGGAGACGTGACCTTGACCATAAAGAATGTGACTTTAGCTGACAGTGGGACCTATTGCTGCCGGATCCAATTCCCAGGCCTAATGAATGATCAAAAATCAAACCTGGAGTTGGTCATCAAACCAGGTGAGTGGACCTTTGCATACTTTCTTTCTGAATGACATTTGCCTGTGGATCATATTAAATACACTGATTGGTCTCACCTCTGGTCTTCCCAATTAAAGCCCTCAGGTTGGGCCCCTAAGACCTGAAGTTTAACAGGCCCCACCAGCATTGCCCAGCCATGTTTAATTCCCTCCATCTATTTTGAACCTCATGGCCAGGATCTAGAGAATGGAGGAAAGGCCTAGATCAGAGGTCTGAGTACCTGAGCGgtcattaaaatcacctggggaacctTTTAACTCCCACAGATGCTTGGGCTCCACCCCACAACCAGAAAAATCACCATCTCTGGAGGTAGAGCCTGAGTGCGGGGGTTTTACAAAGTCTACCCCTGATGATTCTCCCCCatgtgcagccaggattgagaaccactggactcTGCATGTGTCAGGGAGAGGGGGCACGTGTGCTTGCATGTTTTAACATTTATAGAGCATGTACTTAGTGGCTGATGGAGCTAAGTTCAAATCTGACACTGCTTCTTAccagctgtgtaatcttgggcaagttatttaaactctgtgacctcctcctctgtaaaatatgaTACTGCCTACCCTATAGGCCACTGGAAGGATTTTATGAGGtgtttgatgaaaaacatttacTGTGGCTGTAAGTTCCATTATTAACAATCAGACTGTGATAATGATGACTGTAACACACCTCTGTCAGACGTTTGGATTGTCATACACTCTCAACGAAGGTGTGTTCAGGTAGGTTTGGAAGTTGAGCgtgtgtttctcttcttttgttgTGTTTACAGTTATTTCTGCTGCCCCTTTGATTCCCTGCAACAAGCTCTCTGCTCTCAGAGAGGCCTCATCCTTACGTTGGTTTCTGTCTTTAGCCAAGGTCACCCCTGCTGGGACTCCATGGAGGGACATCACTACAGCCTTTCCAAGGACGCTCACCACCGAGGGACCTGGCTCAGGTAATTACATATGGGGTCTAGGAGGAAGCCTTTAGTTGGTTTCTGAGTTAAGAGGATTTTGAATATGGGGAAAACATGAGAAAACAGTTTGAGTTTTCTCAAACTGTGCACCCAAGATAGTGtttgaggtgagggaggtggtgGAAGTAAATTTGTGCTGGGAAAAAGGAGCCCTGGGTTAGGGTTCTAGATTAGTCAGGAGTAGCCCTCAGACCTGGGCCAAAGCCTTTCGCTTCTCTGGAAAGCAACTTCCTCTTCTGTCTGAGGTACGGGTTCAGAGACTTTTGGATCTCACCACCCAGTATAATTCCCAACCCCCAAAAAAGAATTTTGATGAGCTATGTATTTTGccaaacaaggaaagaaaatttctaCTATTGCCAcccctgcattaaaaaaaaaaaggacacttttaaattaaataagtttAATCTAATGAAAAACTCATTACGCTGTccttattattttctgatttactcCTGGACTGGTGATGTTTTCATGAACTGACCCCAGTCCATGTTTGGTGTAATCTGGATTAGGTGATTTCAAGAATCCCTTCTAACGGGAATAAAGTCCGTCATCTTCCTCAGATTTTGACCTCAGAAGGAGCAGCTAAATTCTTCAACTAATTCAACAAGGActtttccctgctgctttggAAGAGAAGATAGGGTCGAAAGAGCAGACCTCAGGTCACGTTGATCAGGGAGGTTAATCTTAAATATTTCCTGTCAGAGTCCTGGTCTCCCTAAACTCTCTGGAGCTCAGTCTTtcattctgtaaaatgaggttaataataGGTAGATTCCAAATCCTAATCTCATAAATCTCAGATTTAAATAAGGAAGCGTGTCTAAGTGCTTAGCGCAGTGTCTGATCCTGGTACCTACTCAATACATGTTAGTTATTGTCATTATCGGTAAGATTCAGAGGCAGAATGAGATTGTGGTTAAGTATGTCAGTGACAGGCAGGATGGGTTCTAATGTCAGCTTTTTGTATTAGTTTCATGAACTCAGTTATGTTGCTCAAACTCTGTGAGGCTCAATTTCCTTACCTCTACAATGAGGGTAATTCCAGTGCCTAGGTCATAAGATTGTTG
This genomic interval from Phocoena sinus isolate mPhoSin1 chromosome 3, mPhoSin1.pri, whole genome shotgun sequence contains the following:
- the LOC116751403 gene encoding hepatitis A virus cellular receptor 2-like isoform X3; its protein translation is MFSHFSFDCVLFLLLLLTRSLEGVYMSEVGQDADLPCAYSPPTPEDLVPVCWGKGPCPLFQCHSLVLSTDGRNLNYWTSSRYLLKRNFHEGDVTLTIKNVTLADSGTYCCRIQFPGLMNDQKSNLELVIKPAKVTPAGTPWRDITTAFPRTLTTEGPGSETQTLETLHDKNQTEISTLANELQDMGATTRIGLYIGAGVSAGLALVLISGALILKWYSDSKEKIQNLSLITLANLPPSGLANTAGERTHPEENIYIIEENVYEMEDPYKYYCSISSGQQS
- the LOC116751403 gene encoding hepatitis A virus cellular receptor 2-like isoform X2, which codes for MSEVGQDADLPCAYSPPTPEDLVPVCWGKGPCPLFQCHSLVLSTDGRNLNYWTSSRYLLKRNFHEGDVTLTIKNVTLADSGTYCCRIQFPGLMNDQKSNLELVIKPVISAAPLIPCNKLSALREASSLRWFLSLAKVTPAGTPWRDITTAFPRTLTTEGPGSETQTLETLHDKNQTEISTLANELQDMGATTRIGLYIGAGVSAGLALVLISGALILKWYSDSKEKIQNLSLITLANLPPSGLANTAGERTHPEENIYIIEENVYEMEDPYKYYCSISSGQQS